A DNA window from Acidobacteriota bacterium contains the following coding sequences:
- the rpmG gene encoding 50S ribosomal protein L33, whose amino-acid sequence MREIITLQCPECKNRNYSTTKNKKTTTGRLEFSKFCNTCRKHTDHKETK is encoded by the coding sequence ATGCGCGAGATTATTACCCTCCAGTGCCCGGAGTGCAAGAACCGGAACTACTCGACCACGAAGAACAAGAAGACCACGACTGGCCGTCTGGAGTTCTCGAAGTTCTGCAACACGTGCCGCAAGCACACCGACCATAAAGAGACGAAGTAA